The nucleotide sequence atggggctattgttgctcttcattgccaagaggcaattgattctacaggctcctgtatcacaagatcatTGTTTACATTAtttatcttcttcgaagagctaacaacaggtgttgtataagtcatataACGTCAACAAGTATTGAGAAATTTGTTGCTCTTGAATCACTAGAGTGGGCATGCAgttccgcttctcttcaagtcataggtcgctacataccatgctcccccagatcattccatcttttataaagatagtgtatcttcaaatttcttgtttagatttaatctattaaaacctcatatggcgctttaagcaccatcTTAACATCTTTAAGACTCGTCTAGTCTGAATTCtggctgactacgctatcttcctatcggaactgtaaaaagtccaggaatttagctatttctctacttaggggtatcgttattatgactGTTGTACTCCTTCGACGGtcacattcatcttaattaatctttatctcactcttaataaagagtatctttcttaattgatcttactattctctccctcgaaatatggcataaactttattgccataatttcgagaactattcagaaaacctgtgaccgaggagacacttatgacttacttcattcaTATGATTGTGTCAttcaaacaaagttatttcttaattcgtataggagtacactttcctcattccacttcaagaactcaatgATGTCTTTTATTAATTGTAcctttgcaagtcacgcttgcatcttttttttcttgtctttttattagtattgaccatgacggtgcatttctattgtgccatggtcaatactaggatggcataagagctatccaaacttctcttgctatgcgggatacaaaaaatatgagtcatcacaaaacttctcccgccatgcaggattgactagcataagtactatgccaaacttctcccTATGTGGGACAAATCTATATACAGACACGCATGCTtaatccaacgttggtcaaattaaacatgcatgttacttattgtaactcttatcataaaacattcacttatactttattttctaattaaatattcctgttggttccaatttaatcagaaaattagtaaattaacaaaaaaaacagtcctgaactggcttgactaaagccttttcattcacataccttAGCATTGCAGCCCATTagcatgcagccgagtgatcttgtcggtaaaaaaataaaacttacaagatgcttctgcatcaattctatatcaccgttggatagaaaatagaattaacgcataaaactcataaatcaacttgaaatacatataactactcttcaaaattaaattctcccgttggttcgaatttaattagaagataatcaacatcattgcagcggaaacttgataataaaatacattcttttagttcaagagcatttcttggtccttatctactctaaaaaattgaccatgttggtgtaaaatttatcaaagatttaaacttcaaacttaaattcattataatattgttatcatcaatgttggtcagaaaataacaataccataatctaacataaacaaatcggactgctcctctaatttaaattttcccgttggtttcaatttaattagaggataaacataatcataatttattaaatgtaactgctcttcaaattaaattatcccattggttcgaatttaattggaatataatcaacattaaactttgcagcgaaaacatgagaaaattctttatctacttttcagaagcattttactgtactcatctactctctgaacaaTTTATCCCGTTGATTCAAAATTGAATAGAGATGAAAAACTAATCAAAATTCACttctaaaaataaataaacaaatttatAACCTTTACTGCGCATTCGGCCTGACCTGGCGGAACAGTACGCGGCCCAGCGGCGACCCAACATAGCGCGCGcgcccgctcccccgcgcccatgccgcaacctgggcctaggccgagaATTCGCTCGCCCGCTCCGCTCTAGGCGCACCAGTTGAAATCCTCGACGCGCGGCTGCAGCACCACCGATAGCCTAGCAGGCCACCCAGCTCGTCTACTGCCTCTGCGATGGCCGCCGGTGGGGGAGGGGCAGGGGCCACCGTCGCCGTGCATGAGATGCACCTCAGCCAGGGGGACGTCGCTCACGTGGGGCAGGCTGCGCTGCCGCTGGGGCCTCCCGTCCATGCGAGGTCGGAGATGGAGAGACTGGGGGGCCGTCCTCAGTGCGGGATTCATCGCCGCCCAGGGCTCCATCCTCCGGGTGCGAGACACACCGCCACCGAGGGGCGGGATGGCCCATGGCGGCCTGCTGCCTGCAGAGGTCGCGGCCATCTGTGGAGCTTGCGTGCGCCTCGCCCTGGAGCTGCTGGGTTTGGGGACAGGGATGCGGATGGATTGGGGGAGGGGGACGACGCCAGTGTGTGCCACGGGCCGGGGAAGGAGGGCGTGTGCCGCCGGTGTGCCGCGGGCTCGGCCGGAGGAGACGGGACGTCTGTATGCCTTCCGTAGGCATACGTGCCTGGGCCCTGTACGCGGCAACAGTAGAAAATGGCATGGATGCAGAAGAGATGAAATTGTAATGGCAAATCTGCGAATAGGTAAATTATAATGACGTTTCTCGGAACTCAAAGAATTGTAATGGCCAAGATCAAAATAACCCTTTGATCAAATACTCATCAtcaaagaaaaaagaaacaaaaaaaatactACAGGGATGCATGGAGAAGTATTATACTGGCGGGTGAAAAGTATTATactccggcgacggcgaggcagCGCGAGCGGTCAATTGGCGGTTCCGTAGTACGgcttccccggcggcggcggcggcggcgacgcgtaCGACACGCCGTACACCGGAGGGAACGGCAGCTTGCCGCCGCCCAGATGGTGCCCGCCGGTTCCGGTGCCGGGGCTCCCGCCCTGATGAGGCGGCGGCGAGCAATGCGAGGAGGACGGCGTCCCCGAGGGGGTGGTGGGGTGCGACGAGGGCGTCCCGGTCCCCGGGGCGTGCGGCGGCAGGGCGTAGCCGGGGTGCTCCGCCGTGGGTGGCGACGACGGCGTGGCGGGGTGGTGACCGGAGGACGGGGGCTGGTGGGACCCCGTGGAGGGAGGCGACGGCGACCCGTGGGAGTGGGATGGCGGCGTTGTGTAGCTCGGGGGTGGCGCGTACCGCACGTCCGGCTCGTCCGCggacgtcggcggcggcggcgcgcgtgtCGTTACTGGAGGAGTTGTGGAGCCGGACGGCGGCGAGTGGTAGGATGGCGTGCTGGAGCTTGAGGGTGGCGTCGGGTAGGATGGCGTGGTGGGTGACCCATGCGAAGGTGGCGAGTGGTATGACGGGGTGGTGGCGCTCGATGGCGGCGAGGGGTACGATGGCGTGGTGGTGGGTGAGCCCTGAGGTGGCGGCCTGTGGTAGGACGGGGTGGTGGCGCTCGATGGCGGCGAAGGGTTTGACGGAGTGGTCGAGCCCTTAGGCGGCGACGGGGTGATGGAGCCCTTGGGTGGCGAGTGGTACGAGGGGGTGGTGGCGCTGGACGGCGGCGACGGGTAGGAAGGAGTGGGAGTAGCAGACGATGGCGGCGGGTTCCCTGCGATTCTGCCTCTCGGAGTCGACGACACCGGCGTGGGCGGCTGGCTGCCGCTCCCGCGGCCGCGGTCGCCGCGTGCGTGGCCAGCGCCCGGGGTCGGCGTGTAGCCCGGGGCTGCCTGGCATTGCGCCTTGCTGCAGTCGAACGGGTGTGCCGCGGCGGCCGCGCACTGCGACGGCGGGCGCTGTGCCGGCGCGCCGGGAATGCAGTTCCATGCGCCGTCGGCGGTGGCCTTGGTGCATGACGGGCGCGAGGTGAAGAAGTTGTCGGTGTAGGTGAAGTTCCTGAGGCTGGCGAGCGCGCAGACTCCCGCCGGCACGGCGCCCTCGAGGCGGTTGCGTGCGACGTCGAGCTCTTCAACAGCAGCCATGTTAGCGATGGCGGCCGGGAGCTGGCCCTGCAGGTGGTTGTCGCTGACGTCGAAGACGGTGAGCTTCCGGAGCAGGCCGACCTGCGGCGGGACGCATCCCGTGAGCTCGTcggcgatgagcacgatctcgtTGAGCGTGTCGGCCATCCGTCCGATGCTGGGCGGGATGCACCCGCCGAGGCGGTTGTGCGAGAGCACGACGACGGAGGCCGGGGAGTTCCCGAGGTTGGCCGGGATCGGGTTGCGGAGGCGGTTGGAGTTGAGGAAGATGGCGTCGAGCGGGCGGTCGAAGAGCTGCGGCGGGATGCTGCCCTCGAAGTCGTTGAAGCGGAGGTCCAGGTACCGCAGCGCCGGCAGCGACAGCACCACCTCCGGGAACCCGCCCACGAAGCGGTTGTTGCTGAGGTCGAGctcgtggaggaggtggaggtgggagAATGTGGTCGGGACGACGCCGCAGAAGcggttggagttgatgtggaacaGCGCCAGGTCGGGCACGCCCAGCGGCAGCGACGCCGGTAGGTACCCCGCGATGTCGGCGTGGTTGAGGTCGATCCCGGCGACCACGACGTCGTGGGCGCTGCCAGGGAGGGGCGCGCAGTAGACGCCGTTGTAGGCGCAGACGTTGGGCCCCACCCAGTTGGCGGTGAAGTTTGAGGGGTCGGAGAAGATGGCGGTGCGCTTCCACGCCTGCAGCGCGGCGTAGGACGCGCGCAGCCGCGGGTTCGGGAACGTCCACGACGGCAGCGCGTCGAAGCGGGACGCGTACGACTCGGAGACGGCGTCCCCGCCCTCCTGCACCGACGCCGCCGGggcggcgagcagcagcagcagcgcgagcGCCGCCGCGCTGCGGAGGATCATGGCTCTGACTCGGAGGAGCGGAGCGTCTGGTGGTGGTCGGCGCGGTGCGTTCCGGGCGGAGGAGAGGCTGGGAATGCGGGCGGGACAGCGGGGCCTGTGTGAtctagagagagaggggggagcgTGGAGCGGGCAGTGGCATTCAGAGCGGGCACATGGGGTTGAGAGGGgcgtgtgtgtgtgattgatgaAGGCAAGCGCATCGCAGGCTCGTCGTCACAGGCTCACAACGCAGTCACATGGGGGCCAGCTGCACACCTAGCTCAGTTCAGCTCACCTCGCTGATTAGTCATCAGTGTGTGTGTGCTGGGTGTGTGACGGTGGTGTCTCTTTGCGCCTGCGAGCGAGCTTCGTCACGGTCACGGAGGAGGCGGCCTGGGCGGGGAGACGGCGGCGACGCGGCTGGCTGGTGGCTGGGTTGGTTGACGGGCGGCGCGGCATGTAGCGAGGGCTGGCAGGCAGCGGCAGGTGTGCTCGGGATGGGGATGAGTTCGGCCGGCTGCTTGGCTACGCTGGGCTGGCGCGGCGTGCCGTTGTTTTGGTCTGGATGGAGTTGGGTTTAGCTTTAACTAGCCTTTTGCATCTGTTTTGTCTGCAGGATTTGTTGGACCATTTGCATGTGTAGAGCATGTGTTGACGTCCGCGTCAGCGGTGCCAGAGCGGCTGGTCTTGTTTGTTTACGCATCCCCATGGCGGTGGCTACTTTGTTCCGTCTTGTTTGTTTACGCATCCCCATGGCACGGAGGCGAGATCCGCGGCCGAGTTCGAATTCGAAAAATGGCGGTTTCGTTGTCGTTGGGACACGGACGGCGGCTCCATTGCCGGGCGACGGCGAGCAGCATCAATGGGCCTCACGGGCTCCAGAAGGGAAGGCTCGCGGCGCGCGCGGCACGGCATAGCCGTGGAGGTGGAGCGGACTACGGTCCAGTCTGGTACCTCGTGATCCCAGGACCAATGAATCATTCGTGTACTACCCGAATGAATCGCTCGCCAAAGCTGCGTCGAGGAGCTAGCGTGAGTAAACTACACTGACACTGGCACGCTGCTAATTACGAAGTACTCCTATATAAGATCAGTCTCAGGCTCCCTACTATACTGTACATACTGCTCCTACACTGTATGTACTAGGTGATTATCATGTGCTCACCAGGTTATTATATTACTGCCTCTTCCAGTAATCATTGAACTAAGCACCCTGCGTGTGCTGCCCAGGATTCCGAGGCATGCAGCCGCTTCAAACTTTTGAATCGATCCGTCGACCAAACCAGCCAGCGTTACCTGTCGTGTTTGTGCACACGCATCGCAGGAAGCGTACGTGTTGATTCGATGTTGACAAAAGCACAGATACTGCTTATACTGGTACTAATTGGGAAGTGACTGGGCCCATCAGTCATCGTGTTCTCTCACTATGAGAAGAGATAGAGCGTTCGTGTTTGGATCCGTGCGTGCGTGAAACAGGTTTTCAGTTGGACGACGGAAGAGAGCTCACGCGTCGCGCTCCACGAGCCAGGCTATCTGATCGTGTCGTGTGTGTGTTCCAAGGACATACGGAAACGGGAGTGGATTTCATTTCTCGGGAGTCGATCAGGATGACGGCGGCCAATCATTCATCTCGCTGCGTTCCACGGATCATGCTGCTCTCCATCTCTAGAGAACCAATCGCGATGGTACGCATTGGTCAGTTCTCAAAACAACAACAGACAAGTCGGTCTCCTTGCATCGATCcgattatttatttatccaaaaatgcGCTATTCACTGCGTCTGCGTAGACTGTAGTAGGAGTACTCCGTACGGTAGTATAGCATCGCCCACCACGTGTGGCCACACCGTCGATTCGCGTATCAGCATTGGAGTATATACGCGAGGAGGAGCACAGTGAATCCCTGAACTCGGACATGCCCTTCAAGTAGCTGTACGGTATTTATGCCGCACACTGCACAGTAACGGAGGGACGAGGGATCGGATGCGAGTGCGAATATGCGATGACGGAGGGATACAGTGCGGAGTGCCTACACGGAAACGGGCAGCGGTGGTCCAATCTTGCAATCTGCCACACTGTAGCAATCGCCGCTCTGCCACTGCCGGTCGGCGGACGATTCATCTcatgaaagaagaagaagaagaagatgggctATGTTGACAAGGGCAGGAAATACGATTTTTCTTTTGGCTTTGGGAGTCATCAGGAGTACAAATAGTGAACGTCCTCTAATTGGTTCAAACTATTATAGAATTATTAGAAAACAGGAATAATAATCATTTAAAAGAGTCTTCGAACTTGCTCTTGTCGCTTCCTTCATATTTTCTCTTCGAGAATCCAAATCTAGGCAACTAGTCAAAAGTCTTTAGCCAGTGATTCTATTTTACCTAATAAGAAAAGTATCTAGAAATGATGTTTCTGGCTCAAATATGGTCCCACATGCTCTAATAGCTAGAGCATCCGGATCACCTCGCAGTGAACCCTGGTAAACTCAACCTGGAGAGCTAACCTAACCGGTTTTCTCAAACAATCAAAGGAAACCTAGGGTTGTTCTTGGGTCGGCTGACGACCTAGAATGCCTTGCAAACATCGTCAAGCAGCTAGCAGAACAACAAATAATGGGGTTGGAAAAGTTAGAATTTGAAAAGATAAAACATCGGATTGGTTAAAAGCACAATAGACCAATTTTGGTCGTCAATACGTGTCCCCCCTGTTCTTATGTACAACTTGCAAACCTAAAACACATACAATGACCGAAACTGACCTAGGGACGATGGTAAAACACAATACATCAACATGATGTGCCAAATTTGGTCGCCAAACGTATGCCACCTTATTTTTTAATTAATTTATGTCCATATTCTTCTATATGTATGAACCAATGAGATCAAGTCCATGGGTAGCATCAGTCCATGGCACCCGAAATTTGCCAATGATGTCCAGAATGGATCCATCATGTGGTGGCAAAAGCTAGGGTTAAGAGGTGACAGAGCATGTTGTTATAGGCGGCACCCTTCACCTCTTCTTCTATACCCTCCAACGTAATTACCGACCTGGCTAGTTGCACAAGCCACTATTTAACTCCACTATGCAACACTTGTCCCGGGAGAGCTCAGCTTGTGACGGGAGCATCATTGAGAGTAGAGGCGATCAGGCTAAGTGGAGAAAGTTAGAAGAGAGATTTTAATATGGACATACCATATATGTGCATATAGTACCTTTAACTATGGTCCAATctgagggcatgtttggtttctaGCCCTAGCTAGAGTGCCAAGCCCAAACACAGGTCCATGGCCAAAATCAAGGTATGACTAGTTTTTAGCTAGAATGGTGTTATTTGGGTTGTAGCCGATTTAAAACGTGTGGGCAATGCATAGAAAAACGGTGCGCAGATAACTATCGTGCTAAATTTATCAGATATGTGTGAGCATGAGATGTTGGGTGCACATGTTATTACCTTTTTTTCTTCAATAAAGCACAGCCACGTGAGATTATGTTTTGCAGTTAAAATCATATAAGAAAAACAGCACGACAAAAATAAATTGGAAATTAGATATATGGTTTAGCAGATATTTGCATTTGAAGTTTGATAATCTAACATTTTCGGAGCTCGTACAAGCAATGGATGGCTGACGCGTCACTTGTGTGGGAGCAAAAATTGGTGCCTGCAGCCAGGCCCAAAGTTTGCCTGTAGCTGTTTCATGGGCCAACCAAACATTGGCTAGTAACGAAGCATCGGCCAATTTCTTCGTGGCAGACGATCAATATTTGGCTTGGTTTTCGTTGGCTTGAATCCAAACTTACCGTAAAGATCACTTAAACAATGGTAAGCTGGTCCTTAGATATAAAGATCAATTTTTTTGACAAGTTAGGCTTGGTTACGAATGCTTTGCAATTAGCCATACAATTCTCATAAAAACAAGTTAGCAGGCTAAATATTTGATGGAATGGATCGCTAGCTGCAGGCTCCCTAGTACCCCAAGGTTTTGTTTGATCTGAggaatttctacagaaattgtataTGAGCTTGCCATCATAACTAGACAATCCCTTTTGCGTATGACCATGACTATTTCTACTTTTGCATCTTGGCTTGCTATTTCTTCATAATACCATTATTGTTGATATTCCTTCTTCATACTTCCAATTTGATCAAATACCAATCAACTATCGATCTCatcttgttcatgcaaagcaaaccacAGTTGAGACCAAACCATATTCGTTTCCCTTTGTTTCTCAGGCATGTTGTCTATTTCATCTCAAA is from Miscanthus floridulus cultivar M001 chromosome 7, ASM1932011v1, whole genome shotgun sequence and encodes:
- the LOC136462692 gene encoding leucine-rich repeat extensin-like protein 7, encoding MILRSAAALALLLLLAAPAASVQEGGDAVSESYASRFDALPSWTFPNPRLRASYAALQAWKRTAIFSDPSNFTANWVGPNVCAYNGVYCAPLPGSAHDVVVAGIDLNHADIAGYLPASLPLGVPDLALFHINSNRFCGVVPTTFSHLHLLHELDLSNNRFVGGFPEVVLSLPALRYLDLRFNDFEGSIPPQLFDRPLDAIFLNSNRLRNPIPANLGNSPASVVVLSHNRLGGCIPPSIGRMADTLNEIVLIADELTGCVPPQVGLLRKLTVFDVSDNHLQGQLPAAIANMAAVEELDVARNRLEGAVPAGVCALASLRNFTYTDNFFTSRPSCTKATADGAWNCIPGAPAQRPPSQCAAAAAHPFDCSKAQCQAAPGYTPTPGAGHARGDRGRGSGSQPPTPVSSTPRGRIAGNPPPSSATPTPSYPSPPSSATTPSYHSPPKGSITPSPPKGSTTPSNPSPPSSATTPSYHRPPPQGSPTTTPSYPSPPSSATTPSYHSPPSHGSPTTPSYPTPPSSSSTPSYHSPPSGSTTPPVTTRAPPPPTSADEPDVRYAPPPSYTTPPSHSHGSPSPPSTGSHQPPSSGHHPATPSSPPTAEHPGYALPPHAPGTGTPSSHPTTPSGTPSSSHCSPPPHQGGSPGTGTGGHHLGGGKLPFPPVYGVSYASPPPPPPGKPYYGTAN